A region from the Desulfomarina profundi genome encodes:
- a CDS encoding elongator complex protein 3 → MSLVIPVFIPHLGCSHQCLFCNQRSITGEADNRHSAEEIAGTVREWLSRCRQNDRVQVAFYGGSFTCLPLREQERMLIAVRPFFESGEVHSIRLSTRPDCLDKQICLMLSRHGVKTVELGAQSLDDRVLKISRRGHDVRSILTAVEVLREGGMEIGIQLMVGLPGETTATFLRGIARVRNLRPGFVRLYPVVVVKGSGLELLYNRGEFRPLSLNRAIALSALACSQLEEAGIPVIRMGLQPSESLRKSMVAGPHHPAFGELVRSRLHYREMRERLFRLAAGESLEITVSHRDMSQIVGRRRQNIKRLEQLGFGGRFTITVDKTLQRGSIRYVVSK, encoded by the coding sequence ATGTCCCTGGTAATACCGGTTTTTATTCCCCACCTGGGTTGTTCCCACCAGTGTCTTTTCTGTAATCAGCGATCAATTACGGGGGAGGCTGACAATCGTCATTCGGCAGAGGAAATTGCAGGAACTGTTCGGGAATGGCTCAGTCGTTGTCGGCAGAATGACAGGGTGCAGGTAGCCTTTTATGGCGGCTCTTTTACCTGTCTCCCTCTCCGTGAACAGGAACGTATGCTGATTGCGGTCCGCCCCTTTTTTGAGTCGGGAGAAGTTCATTCCATCCGGCTTTCCACCCGCCCTGATTGTCTTGATAAGCAAATCTGCCTGATGTTGTCCCGTCATGGGGTCAAGACTGTGGAGCTGGGGGCTCAGTCCCTTGATGACAGGGTCTTGAAAATATCCCGCCGTGGGCATGATGTTCGCTCCATCCTGACTGCCGTGGAGGTACTACGGGAGGGTGGAATGGAAATCGGCATTCAGCTTATGGTTGGTCTGCCGGGGGAGACCACTGCCACCTTTCTCCGTGGGATTGCCAGGGTGCGGAATCTGCGACCTGGATTTGTCCGTCTCTACCCGGTTGTGGTGGTGAAGGGTTCCGGGCTTGAGCTGCTCTATAACAGGGGAGAATTTCGTCCCCTGTCTCTGAACCGGGCCATAGCGCTGTCTGCACTCGCCTGCAGTCAGTTGGAAGAAGCGGGTATCCCCGTGATACGCATGGGGTTGCAGCCGTCCGAGTCATTACGTAAAAGTATGGTGGCCGGGCCGCATCATCCTGCTTTCGGGGAGCTGGTCAGGTCACGGCTTCATTATCGGGAAATGCGGGAGAGACTTTTTCGGCTGGCAGCAGGTGAAAGCCTGGAAATAACAGTGTCCCATCGGGACATGTCCCAGATTGTCGGCAGACGTCGTCAAAATATAAAACGGCTTGAGCAGCTCGGTTTTGGCGGCCGCTTTACGATTACAGTAGATAAAACTTTGCAGCGAGGCAGTATCAGATATGTTGTCAGTAAATAA
- the rnc gene encoding ribonuclease III, with protein MGLGIDSLVRRNKEELSRFEKIIEYRFTDLRLLQRALVHSSYAFERGRAGQDNQTLEFLGDAVLDLVVGNLLYKKYPKMREGELTRLRSALVNESHLAEMARNVSLGDFLSLGKGEDASNGRNKSSILSCGYEAVIGAVFEDGGYETVRELVEKYFVPAIEEKKEDMLVADAKSRLQEVLQERYNEAPQYRVEAEEGPSHQKIFTIAADFRGDVLGLGQAGSKKEAEQRAAAAALKKLQDGSL; from the coding sequence ATGGGTTTGGGTATTGATTCACTTGTTCGCAGGAACAAGGAAGAGTTGAGCAGGTTTGAAAAGATAATTGAGTACCGGTTCACGGATTTACGTCTTCTACAGCGGGCACTGGTCCACTCGTCCTATGCCTTTGAGCGGGGCAGGGCCGGACAGGACAACCAGACCCTGGAGTTCCTGGGAGATGCCGTGCTCGACCTGGTTGTGGGCAATCTTCTCTATAAAAAATATCCGAAGATGCGGGAAGGGGAGTTGACACGCCTTCGCTCGGCCCTGGTGAATGAATCACATCTTGCGGAAATGGCAAGAAATGTCAGTCTCGGGGATTTCCTTTCACTGGGAAAGGGGGAAGATGCCTCCAACGGCAGGAATAAGTCGTCCATCCTCTCCTGTGGTTATGAAGCGGTAATAGGGGCCGTTTTTGAGGATGGCGGTTATGAAACGGTCAGGGAACTTGTGGAGAAATATTTTGTTCCGGCCATTGAAGAAAAAAAAGAAGATATGCTGGTTGCCGATGCCAAGAGCAGGCTCCAGGAGGTTCTCCAGGAAAGGTATAACGAGGCTCCCCAGTATAGAGTGGAGGCGGAGGAAGGGCCTTCCCACCAGAAGATTTTCACCATAGCCGCCGACTTTAGAGGAGATGTCCTGGGTTTGGGCCAGGCCGGTTCCAAAAAGGAGGCGGAACAGCGCGCCGCAGCGGCCGCCCTTAAAAAGCTGCAGGATGGTTCCCTGTAA
- a CDS encoding DUF3795 domain-containing protein has protein sequence MKINPAHISPCGLYCGVCGIYHATRENNLRFLKVLLRMYKSILPGTEGYTIDDLRCDGCHAERRSFTCRSCAVRDCTEKKQYDGCHECNSFPCSLIINFPVKTGRKVILRTIPYRREHGTEKWIRDEEKRYFCPGCNSRLFRGITRCNKCRESVNLD, from the coding sequence ATGAAAATTAACCCAGCTCATATCTCCCCTTGTGGGCTTTATTGTGGAGTTTGCGGCATCTATCATGCCACCCGGGAAAACAACCTGCGATTCCTGAAAGTACTTTTAAGAATGTACAAATCAATTCTCCCGGGAACAGAAGGTTACACGATAGATGACCTCCGCTGTGACGGTTGCCATGCCGAAAGAAGATCTTTTACCTGTAGATCATGTGCAGTTCGAGATTGTACAGAGAAAAAACAATATGATGGATGCCACGAATGCAATTCCTTTCCATGTTCACTCATTATCAATTTTCCTGTAAAAACGGGGAGAAAAGTAATATTACGAACTATACCTTACCGTCGGGAACATGGAACGGAGAAATGGATCAGGGATGAAGAAAAACGGTATTTCTGTCCTGGATGCAACAGCAGATTGTTTCGCGGAATAACTCGTTGTAATAAGTGCCGGGAATCCGTCAATCTTGATTGA
- a CDS encoding PEP-CTERM sorting domain-containing protein has product MKSIFNLGIIISAVVLFSIQAQATLIYSNDFEGAIGSEWSTTATSYDNDTTTFLGRFGNDTATLNLTGIGAHSTVTVSFDLILWDSWDGDNTRWGRDFQGLTADNTRVYEYTFSRPGSGASSTNPDTTPDLTGYFGGNRRWEDALYKNFNDGFSFDHFSSTLTLDFYGRHLQSLTDESWGIDNVKIYTDNNASPVPEPTTLLLFGAGLLGLAGMAGKMKRKK; this is encoded by the coding sequence ATGAAATCAATATTTAACCTGGGGATTATAATTTCAGCGGTTGTCCTGTTTTCTATCCAGGCTCAGGCAACCCTTATTTATTCTAACGATTTTGAAGGCGCAATCGGTTCAGAGTGGTCAACAACAGCGACAAGTTACGATAATGATACAACGACCTTTCTTGGCAGATTCGGAAATGATACAGCTACACTGAACCTGACGGGTATTGGAGCCCATTCCACTGTTACAGTCTCTTTTGATTTGATTCTCTGGGATAGCTGGGATGGTGACAATACAAGATGGGGTAGAGACTTTCAGGGACTTACTGCCGATAACACAAGGGTATATGAGTATACATTCAGCAGACCCGGTTCCGGTGCTTCTTCAACGAACCCGGATACTACTCCTGATCTCACAGGTTATTTCGGGGGTAATCGAAGATGGGAGGATGCCCTGTATAAAAATTTTAATGACGGGTTCAGCTTCGATCATTTCAGCTCTACCCTGACATTGGATTTTTACGGTCGTCATCTGCAGAGTTTGACGGATGAATCCTGGGGTATTGATAACGTTAAAATATATACCGATAATAATGCATCGCCTGTTCCAGAGCCGACTACTCTACTTCTTTTTGGTGCTGGTCTGCTGGGTTTGGCCGGCATGGCAGGAAAGATGAAAAGGAAGAAATAA
- a CDS encoding glycogen/starch/alpha-glucan phosphorylase, translating to MENYFSTTVQAIKENIIHHLMSFQGRDPERSGARDVYKALAYTMRDIMVEKWISTQKTFYAKQKKRVYYLSLEFLIGRSLGNSMTNLGILDAAKKAVEELGFDMEEIRNQEEDAALGNGGLGRLAACFMDSIATLKIPAYGYGIRYEYGLFFQQLVDGYQVEGPDNWLFDGTPWEFERSLPLFNVQFFGNVTGYVDENGNYRAKWVNTKDVKARASDIMVPGYRNDHVINMRLWSAQSSRELDLTDFSKGDYIGAVESKVSSETISKVLYPPDHNYAGQELRLKQQYFFVAATFQDIMRRYKKKHDSFDQFTDRVAVQLNDTHPAIAIPELMRILLDLEGLSWEEAWHICVNTFAYTNHTLMPEALERWSVEMMGRVLPRHLQIIYEINQRFLDELAQRYPGNVRKLRDLSIIEEGPVKMVRMAHLAIIGSHSVNGVAELHSKLLKERIFPDFHEFFPGRFNSKTNGITPRRWLLDVNPELADLISGRIGFGWITDLDQLRGLESFVEDTEFRQSWQRIKFNNKKRLADYIKKTVGVTVSPDTMFDIQVKRIHEYKRQLLNALHLIYLYHRIVRGEADDMVPRTAVFAGKAAPSYWRAKLIIKLITSIADVVNNDPRVKDRLKVVFLPNYNVSQAEIIMVAADLSEQISTAGTEASGTGNMKFSLNGALTIGTLDGANIEIREEVGKENIFIFGMTAEEAEYERKNASRTPWQICRKNGEIAEIIESIGDGSFSDGNKDLFKPLVDSLMDKHDPYLLLLDLESYIDCQKRVNRAYLDQENWTRTAILNVARMGKFSTDRTIKEYAEEIWGIPVG from the coding sequence ATGGAAAACTATTTTTCCACAACCGTGCAGGCCATCAAGGAAAATATCATTCACCATCTGATGAGTTTCCAGGGGCGTGATCCTGAGCGGTCCGGAGCACGGGACGTTTATAAGGCCCTGGCCTATACCATGCGTGACATCATGGTGGAGAAATGGATTTCTACTCAGAAAACCTTCTATGCCAAGCAGAAAAAACGGGTGTACTATCTTTCCCTTGAATTTCTTATAGGTCGGAGTCTCGGCAACAGTATGACCAATCTCGGTATTCTCGATGCCGCGAAAAAAGCGGTGGAGGAGTTGGGTTTTGATATGGAGGAGATTCGGAACCAGGAGGAAGACGCGGCCCTGGGAAACGGCGGTCTCGGACGCCTTGCCGCCTGTTTTATGGATTCCATCGCCACCCTGAAGATTCCCGCCTACGGGTACGGGATCCGTTACGAATACGGCCTTTTCTTTCAGCAGCTTGTGGACGGTTACCAGGTGGAGGGGCCGGATAACTGGCTGTTTGACGGGACTCCCTGGGAGTTTGAACGTTCCCTGCCCCTTTTTAACGTGCAGTTTTTTGGTAATGTCACCGGTTATGTCGATGAAAACGGTAATTATAGGGCTAAATGGGTGAACACAAAGGATGTGAAGGCACGAGCTTCGGATATCATGGTGCCCGGCTACCGGAATGATCATGTCATCAATATGCGTCTCTGGTCGGCCCAGTCATCCAGGGAGCTCGATCTGACCGATTTCAGCAAAGGGGACTACATTGGTGCTGTTGAATCCAAGGTCAGCTCCGAGACAATCTCAAAGGTTCTCTATCCGCCGGATCATAATTACGCCGGCCAGGAACTGCGGCTGAAACAGCAGTATTTCTTTGTTGCCGCCACCTTCCAGGACATCATGCGGCGCTATAAAAAGAAACACGACAGCTTTGACCAGTTCACGGATCGGGTGGCTGTGCAGCTCAACGATACCCACCCGGCCATTGCCATTCCGGAGCTGATGCGCATTCTGCTGGATCTTGAGGGACTCAGCTGGGAAGAGGCGTGGCATATCTGCGTCAATACCTTCGCCTATACCAATCATACTCTTATGCCCGAAGCATTGGAGCGCTGGAGTGTGGAGATGATGGGCAGGGTGCTTCCCCGTCATCTTCAGATTATTTACGAAATTAACCAGCGTTTTCTGGATGAACTGGCGCAAAGATATCCAGGCAATGTAAGAAAACTGCGGGATCTGTCCATTATCGAGGAGGGGCCGGTGAAGATGGTGCGCATGGCCCACCTGGCAATTATCGGCAGTCATTCAGTAAACGGGGTCGCCGAACTTCATTCAAAGCTTTTAAAAGAGCGGATTTTTCCCGATTTCCACGAGTTCTTTCCGGGACGGTTCAATTCCAAAACAAATGGCATCACTCCCCGGCGCTGGTTGCTTGATGTCAATCCGGAACTGGCGGATCTTATCAGTGGGAGGATCGGTTTTGGTTGGATCACCGATCTCGATCAGCTTCGCGGCCTGGAATCCTTTGTGGAAGATACGGAGTTTCGGCAAAGTTGGCAGCGGATCAAATTCAATAATAAGAAGCGGTTGGCGGATTATATCAAAAAAACTGTAGGGGTAACCGTCAGCCCTGATACCATGTTTGATATCCAGGTTAAACGGATCCACGAATATAAACGCCAGCTTTTAAACGCCCTCCACCTGATCTACCTCTACCATCGTATTGTTCGTGGCGAGGCTGATGACATGGTACCGAGAACCGCAGTTTTTGCCGGTAAGGCGGCGCCTTCATACTGGCGGGCAAAGTTGATCATCAAGCTGATCACTTCCATCGCTGACGTGGTTAATAATGATCCCCGGGTAAAAGACAGGTTGAAGGTGGTTTTTCTGCCCAATTACAATGTCTCCCAGGCGGAAATCATCATGGTGGCCGCAGACCTTTCCGAGCAGATCTCCACAGCTGGAACAGAGGCCTCTGGAACCGGCAATATGAAGTTCTCCCTCAACGGTGCCCTGACAATAGGCACCCTGGACGGCGCAAATATTGAAATAAGGGAAGAGGTGGGCAAAGAAAATATTTTTATCTTTGGCATGACGGCGGAAGAGGCGGAGTATGAAAGAAAAAACGCTTCCAGAACACCCTGGCAGATATGCAGGAAGAACGGAGAAATTGCCGAAATCATTGAGTCAATTGGCGATGGTTCCTTCAGCGACGGTAACAAGGATCTCTTTAAGCCACTGGTGGACAGCCTGATGGATAAGCATGATCCGTATCTGCTCCTCCTTGATCTCGAGTCGTATATTGACTGCCAGAAACGGGTAAACCGGGCCTATCTGGACCAGGAAAACTGGACCAGAACCGCCATCCTCAATGTGGCCCGTATGGGTAAATTCTCTACCGATCGTACAATAAAGGAATATGCTGAGGAGATTTGGGGTATTCCGGTGGGATAA
- a CDS encoding tetratricopeptide repeat protein, which translates to MGAGNTENKKQKTKNTSPVTYLVIFILGFLTGVGFTVYKTGSTDKHSGTATSSQNSQDNEAHQAILSMEAEVTANPEDYQAWRQLGNLYYDHDLPKKAIGAYTKSIELHGGDANLLTDLGVMYRRNKEPEKAIASFQKAIQVDSTHEQSRFNMGIVYMYDLNDPEKAFASWRELLKINPEARAANGDLVKDIMAQVKAQLTEQQGENKK; encoded by the coding sequence ATGGGAGCAGGCAACACTGAAAACAAAAAACAAAAAACAAAAAATACCTCACCTGTTACATACCTTGTAATTTTTATCCTCGGTTTTCTGACGGGTGTCGGATTCACCGTCTACAAGACTGGCAGTACAGACAAACATTCAGGCACTGCAACAAGCAGCCAGAACAGCCAGGACAACGAAGCACACCAGGCCATCCTCAGTATGGAGGCGGAAGTTACCGCCAATCCTGAAGACTACCAGGCCTGGCGGCAACTCGGCAATCTCTATTATGATCACGATCTTCCCAAGAAGGCAATCGGGGCGTATACAAAATCCATTGAACTCCATGGGGGAGATGCCAATCTCCTCACCGACCTCGGAGTCATGTACAGGAGAAACAAGGAGCCGGAAAAGGCCATTGCCTCTTTTCAGAAAGCTATCCAGGTCGACAGCACCCATGAGCAGTCACGATTCAACATGGGTATTGTCTATATGTATGATTTGAATGATCCGGAAAAGGCATTTGCAAGCTGGCGGGAACTGCTCAAAATCAACCCGGAGGCAAGAGCCGCCAACGGCGATCTTGTAAAGGATATTATGGCACAGGTGAAAGCACAGCTCACAGAACAACAGGGGGAGAATAAAAAATGA
- a CDS encoding O-acetylhomoserine aminocarboxypropyltransferase/cysteine synthase family protein, producing the protein MRFETEAIHAGQTVDEQTLSRAVPIYRTSAYLFKNTEHAANLFALKELGNIYTRLGNPTQDILEQRMAALEGGAAALALSSGTAAIYYTLINICEQGDEVVSANTLYGGTYSQFDSILPKFGITVHMVDPSRPDNFRKAINDRTRAIYCETLGNPALNMIDLEALAKIAQEYHLPLIVDSTFTPPCLLRPFEYGADIVIHSLTKWIGGHGTSIGGIVVDGGKFDWTDPKFTLFNEPDESYHGLRYSRDLGDLNPVAFALRMRLVPLRNLGACISPDNCWAFLQGMETLSLRMERHSENALKTAEFLNSHPAVEWVHYPGLPECPSHELAVKYLKNGFGGMVVFGIKGGLEAGRRFIDSLQLISHLANVGDAKSLAIHPASTTHSQLSPDQLKTGGIDESMVRLSIGIEHIDDITADLEQALKKTA; encoded by the coding sequence ATGAGATTCGAGACAGAAGCCATCCACGCAGGACAGACAGTTGACGAACAGACCCTTTCCCGTGCGGTTCCCATATACCGGACAAGCGCCTATCTCTTTAAAAATACCGAACACGCCGCAAATCTCTTTGCCCTGAAAGAGCTTGGAAATATCTATACCCGCCTCGGCAACCCCACCCAGGACATTCTCGAACAGCGCATGGCTGCCCTGGAAGGCGGTGCCGCAGCCCTGGCCCTTTCATCAGGTACTGCAGCTATCTATTATACACTCATCAACATTTGTGAGCAGGGAGACGAGGTGGTCTCCGCCAATACTCTTTATGGCGGCACCTATTCCCAGTTTGATTCCATTCTGCCAAAATTCGGCATTACTGTACATATGGTTGACCCATCCAGGCCCGATAATTTCCGAAAGGCCATCAACGACAGAACCAGGGCAATCTACTGCGAAACCCTCGGGAATCCGGCTCTGAACATGATTGACCTTGAAGCATTGGCAAAGATTGCGCAAGAATATCATCTCCCCCTGATTGTCGATTCCACCTTCACGCCACCCTGCCTTCTGCGCCCCTTCGAATATGGTGCGGATATCGTCATCCACTCCCTGACCAAATGGATCGGCGGACACGGTACATCCATCGGCGGGATCGTTGTTGACGGTGGAAAATTTGACTGGACCGACCCGAAGTTCACCCTGTTCAACGAACCGGACGAATCTTACCATGGCCTGCGCTACAGCCGTGACCTGGGTGATCTCAACCCGGTGGCCTTTGCCCTGCGGATGCGCCTGGTTCCCTTGCGAAACCTCGGTGCCTGCATCTCTCCCGACAACTGCTGGGCCTTTCTCCAAGGCATGGAAACCCTCAGTCTGAGGATGGAACGTCACTCTGAAAATGCATTGAAAACAGCCGAATTTCTGAACAGTCATCCCGCGGTGGAATGGGTCCACTACCCAGGTCTACCTGAGTGTCCATCCCATGAACTTGCCGTAAAATACCTGAAAAACGGCTTCGGCGGCATGGTAGTTTTCGGCATCAAAGGCGGTCTTGAGGCGGGCAGGAGATTTATCGATTCCCTGCAGCTCATCTCCCACCTGGCCAACGTGGGGGATGCAAAAAGCCTGGCTATTCATCCGGCATCAACAACCCACTCCCAGCTTTCCCCCGACCAGTTGAAAACAGGCGGGATCGATGAATCCATGGTTCGCCTCTCCATTGGCATAGAGCATATTGATGATATTACAGCAGATCTTGAACAGGCCCTGAAAAAAACAGCATGA
- the metX gene encoding homoserine O-acetyltransferase MetX, with the protein MEAKKDRQFYTYAFPPEKMILESGAELGPVTVAYETWGNLTEKKDNAILLAHAFTGDSHVTENLKKGEEDKQVRPGWWEFMVGPGKGIDTDKYFVICANILGSCMGSTGPGSPAPDTGKPYGLDFPMVTIGDMVDTQKALLDHLGIQQLHAVIGGSVGGMQVLEWSVRYPEMVRCAVPIATTMRHSALAIAFNEIARQSIMADPNWNNGNYYDTGKKPDMGLAVARMIGHVTYLSDEAMRRKFGRRLQDKETFSFGFDVDFQVESYLRHQGNKFVARFDANSLLYITKAADYFDVVARMNHSGPVNNRDQNIIKYLVISYTSDWLYPTYQAKELIRTLKRSGQDVSFCEIEADCGHDAFLIPDERLTHLIGGFLDGVD; encoded by the coding sequence ATGGAAGCAAAAAAAGACAGACAGTTTTATACCTATGCTTTTCCACCCGAAAAAATGATCCTTGAAAGCGGAGCGGAGTTGGGTCCGGTAACCGTGGCCTATGAAACATGGGGGAATCTGACAGAAAAAAAAGATAATGCCATCCTCCTCGCCCACGCCTTTACCGGTGACTCCCATGTCACGGAAAACCTGAAAAAAGGCGAGGAGGACAAACAGGTCAGACCCGGCTGGTGGGAGTTCATGGTCGGGCCGGGCAAGGGCATTGACACTGATAAATATTTTGTTATCTGCGCAAATATCCTGGGAAGCTGCATGGGTTCCACCGGCCCCGGTTCCCCTGCCCCGGACACGGGAAAACCCTACGGACTTGATTTCCCCATGGTCACCATCGGCGACATGGTCGACACCCAGAAAGCACTTCTTGACCACCTGGGTATACAGCAACTTCACGCGGTTATCGGTGGTTCAGTGGGTGGAATGCAGGTGCTGGAATGGTCTGTACGCTATCCTGAAATGGTGCGATGTGCCGTCCCCATTGCCACAACCATGCGTCATTCGGCCCTGGCCATCGCTTTTAATGAGATAGCCAGACAGTCAATCATGGCAGACCCGAACTGGAATAACGGCAACTACTACGACACCGGCAAAAAACCGGACATGGGTCTGGCCGTTGCCCGGATGATCGGCCATGTAACCTACCTTTCAGACGAGGCCATGAGACGTAAGTTCGGCAGGCGGCTGCAGGACAAGGAGACCTTCTCCTTCGGCTTCGACGTGGACTTTCAGGTGGAAAGCTACCTGCGCCATCAGGGAAATAAATTCGTGGCCAGATTTGATGCAAACTCACTGCTGTATATCACCAAGGCAGCTGATTACTTTGATGTGGTGGCCAGAATGAATCACTCCGGCCCGGTCAACAACAGGGATCAAAATATTATAAAATATCTTGTAATATCTTACACATCTGACTGGCTTTACCCCACATACCAGGCAAAAGAGCTGATAAGAACCTTAAAACGCTCGGGCCAGGATGTGAGTTTTTGCGAAATAGAGGCAGACTGCGGTCACGACGCCTTTCTTATTCCCGATGAAAGACTGACACATCTGATAGGAGGGTTCCTCGATGGGGTTGACTGA
- the metW gene encoding methionine biosynthesis protein MetW codes for MGLTENIRFDLQIIGSIIRPGSKVLDLGCGNGDLLAWLEKNKNIRGTGIEQNEERAACCIARGLSVLQGDLNEEVDDYPDCSFDYVILSQTLQQVFEPAKLLHSLARIGGKVIVSFPNFSHYSIRAQLFFKGIAPRSDQLPYSWYDSPNIRVITLKDFRKFSRDVGYTIVRETAINTNPQNHMGHVVRFLTDLRATYGIFVIEKQHE; via the coding sequence ATGGGGTTGACTGAAAATATCCGTTTTGATCTGCAGATCATCGGCTCCATCATCAGACCCGGGAGCAAGGTGCTTGACCTCGGTTGCGGCAATGGAGATCTGCTGGCCTGGCTGGAAAAAAACAAGAACATTCGCGGAACGGGAATTGAACAGAACGAAGAACGGGCCGCCTGCTGCATCGCCCGCGGCCTCAGCGTCCTCCAGGGCGACCTCAATGAAGAGGTGGATGATTACCCGGACTGCAGTTTTGATTATGTCATCCTCAGCCAGACCCTGCAGCAGGTCTTTGAACCGGCAAAACTGCTCCACTCCCTGGCCCGGATTGGCGGCAAGGTCATCGTCAGCTTTCCAAATTTCAGCCACTATTCCATCAGGGCCCAGCTTTTTTTCAAGGGGATTGCCCCCAGAAGTGACCAACTTCCCTACTCCTGGTATGACTCTCCCAATATTCGGGTCATCACACTCAAGGATTTCAGGAAGTTTTCCAGGGACGTCGGCTATACCATCGTCCGGGAAACTGCCATTAACACCAACCCGCAGAACCATATGGGCCATGTCGTCCGGTTTCTGACCGATTTACGGGCAACATACGGTATTTTTGTGATCGAAAAACAACACGAGTAA
- a CDS encoding serine O-acetyltransferase yields the protein MSQQAKPFSDTVFPTPQCDHVLTTNASRHDKVPGVVKKLLNSWSTKDCYDHISPVSIPSQEKIVEIVLQARRILFPGYFTRTKLHAANLEYYIGKQTTDLYDKVVEQITMAIRHDCRRNNLPCTNCDEQSHRKGLAIIESLPGIAAILATDIRAALDGDPATMSPDEVIFCYPGLLATLIFRIAHEFYLLDIPVIPRIMTEYAHSITGIDIHPGATIGPGFFIDHGTGVVIGETTVIGKNVRIYQGVTLGALSLPRDAGEKMRNMKRHPTIEDNVIIYANTTILGGKTVIGEGSIIGGNIWLTESVATNTKVLLKRPELIYSES from the coding sequence ATGTCACAACAAGCGAAACCATTTTCCGACACAGTATTCCCCACCCCTCAATGTGACCATGTCCTGACCACGAATGCAAGCAGGCACGACAAGGTACCCGGTGTGGTGAAAAAGTTGCTCAACTCATGGTCCACCAAGGATTGTTACGATCATATCAGCCCGGTATCCATCCCATCCCAGGAGAAAATCGTCGAAATTGTCCTGCAGGCGAGGCGAATACTCTTCCCCGGCTATTTCACCCGGACAAAACTACACGCTGCCAATCTGGAATATTATATCGGCAAACAGACTACGGACCTCTACGACAAAGTGGTGGAGCAGATCACCATGGCTATCCGCCATGACTGCAGACGCAACAACCTGCCATGCACTAACTGTGACGAACAGAGCCATCGCAAGGGACTCGCCATTATTGAATCACTGCCCGGAATTGCAGCCATTCTGGCAACGGATATCCGGGCGGCTCTGGATGGAGATCCCGCTACCATGAGTCCGGACGAGGTCATTTTCTGCTATCCCGGGCTGCTGGCAACCCTGATTTTTCGTATTGCCCATGAATTCTACCTGCTGGATATACCAGTCATCCCAAGAATCATGACAGAATATGCACACAGCATCACCGGCATAGATATTCATCCAGGTGCAACCATCGGCCCCGGTTTTTTTATCGACCACGGCACGGGCGTTGTTATCGGGGAAACAACAGTTATCGGCAAAAATGTCCGTATCTACCAGGGTGTTACCCTGGGCGCGCTCTCCCTTCCACGGGATGCGGGGGAAAAAATGCGCAACATGAAGCGTCATCCGACAATTGAAGACAATGTAATTATTTACGCAAACACCACCATTCTCGGAGGAAAAACGGTAATCGGAGAGGGATCCATCATCGGCGGAAATATCTGGCTGACGGAAAGTGTGGCTACGAATACAAAGGTGCTGTTGAAACGCCCTGAACTGATTTACTCCGAATCATAA